From Scatophagus argus isolate fScaArg1 chromosome 2, fScaArg1.pri, whole genome shotgun sequence, a single genomic window includes:
- the LOC124053454 gene encoding uncharacterized protein LOC124053454: MVLIVMVEPSLFPQDLVTIMHPVGAFKRCNQATDWDDQALVKKIYNRLKDDGLPVWMDIEGGVTGNINDSMAAGVEEAVVICPFMTPAYQASRSCKKELNYADTREVIIVPVMLANDWEASEWLGLITAGLLWVDFRNAEKEEEHFELCLRSLEEEIMLNAGHLLAVEEDPRESVDQPEPSKPCLKRKPGRGFRHALSKLYIQDSGEWPTDLSDDSTVELNDTPGDRCYWEEIKGNGCKYYRNVVTNRYLGFDPIMKGVRSEASPSASEEWLLLVDQTDQSPQRAVIIKNKHSGSFLGVQNGHFIGLATYNEDCKWLLE; encoded by the exons ATGGTCTTGATTGTCATGGTGGAGCCCTCATTGTTCCCGCAGGACTTAGTTACCATCATGCATCCCGTTGGTGCTTTCAAGCGCTGTAACCAAGCAACAGAT TGGGATGACCAGGCTCTAGTGAAAAAGATCTACAACCGCCTCAAAGACGATGGGCTGCCAGTGTGGATGGATATCGAAGGAGGGGTGACAGGGAACATAAACGATTC AATGGCTGCAGGTGTGGAGGAGGCTGTAGTGATTTGCCCGTTCATGACTCCAGCTTACCAGGCGTCCCGCAGCTGCAAGAAAGAGCTAAACTATGCAGACACCAGGGAGGTCATCATTGTGCCGGTCATGTTGGCCAACGACTGGGAGGCCAGTGAGTGGCTGGGACTGATCACTGCAGGTCTGCTGTGGGTGGACTTCAG AAACgcagaaaaggaggaggagcactTTGAGTTATGCCTCAGGTCCCTGGAGGAGGAGATCATGCTTAACGCCGGTCACCTCCTGGCTGTGGAGGAAGATCCAAGGGAGTCGGTGGATCAGCCAGAACCGTCAAAGCCCTGCCTGAAGAGGAAACCGGGCCGAGGGTTTCGCCACGCTCTCTCAAAGCTCTACATCCAGGACTCAG GTGAGTGGCCCACCGACCTGAGCGATGACAGCACAGTGGAGCTCAACGACACTCCTGGGGATCGTTGTTACTGGGAGGAGATTAAGGGTAACGGCTGCAAATACTACAGGAATGTCGTCACCAACAGATACCTGG GATTTGACCCCATTATGAAGGGGGTCCGCTCTGAGGCCAGTCCGTCTGCGTCTGAAGAGTGGCTGCTGTTGGTGGATCAGACGGACCAGAGCCCTCAGAGAGCCGTCATCATCAAGAACAAACACTCGGGGAGCTTCCTGGGAGTCCAAAATGGCCACTTTATCGGACTAGCGACGTACAACGAAGACTGCAAATGGTTGTTAGAATAA
- the plrg1 gene encoding pleiotropic regulator 1, which yields MTEDVQKHSVHTLVFRSLKRTHDMFVSDHAKPIALDDESSKLKMGVKLKTEYDAVLHMPVLKEGKDRVSLQPGGMQGQQSYTQAVDDPEYLITGTHAYPSGPGIALTADTKMHRNPSEGGVHSMALALPPTQARQDASRTAASVGDIHLHAGGAERSRPQSSALSLMEGGGTRNSSLVRKAPTMPKPQWHPPWKLFRVISGHLGWVRSIAVEPGNQWFVTGSADRTIKIWDLASGKLKLSLTGHISTVRGVAVSSRSPYLFSCGEDKQVKCWDLEYNKVIRHYHGHLSAVYDLDLHPTIDVLVTCSRDATARVWDIRTKANVHTLTGHTNTVATVRCQSAEPQIITGSHDSTIRLWDLIAGKTRATLTNHKKSVRSIVLHPRQYTFASGSADNIKQWMFPDGNFIQNLSGHNAIINTLAVNSDGVLVSGADNGTIHMWDWRTGYNFQRIHAAVQPGSLDSESGIFACMFDHSESRLITAEADKTIKVYKEDDTATEESHPINWKPEILKRKRF from the exons ATGACTGAG GATGTCCAGAAGCACTCAGTCCACACGTTGGTCTTCAGGTCTCTCAAAAGGACGCATGATATGTTTGTGTCCGACCATGCGAAACCTATTGCTCTGGATGACGAAAG CTCCAAGTTAAAGATGGGTGTGAAACTGAAAACGGAGTACGATGCAGTTTTACACATGCCTGTCCTGAAGGAAGGCAAAGACAGAGTTTCACTGCAACCCGGCGGCATGCAGGGCCAACAGAGCTACACACAAGCAG TTGATGACCCAGAATACCTGATCACCGGGACACATGCTTATCCCTCTGGACCTG GAATAGCTTTGACTGCTGACACAAAAATGCACAGGAATCCAAGTGAGGGAGGAGTTCACTCCATGGCGCTGGCTTTGCCTCCCACCCAAGCcag gCAGGACGCGAGTCGCACCGCAGCCAGTGTCGGCGACATCCATCTACAcgcaggaggagcagagagatcTCGCCCTCAGTCGAGTGCTCTG TCGCTAATGGAGGGAGGCGGCACCCGAAATTCCTCGCTGGTAAGGAAAGCACCAACCATGCCCAAACCCCAGTGGCATCCTCCATGGAAACTCTTTAGG GTCATCAGTGGTCATCTCGGCTGGGTGAGGTCCATCGCCGTGGAGCCTGGGAATCAGTGGTTTGTCACAGGGTCGGCTGATCGAACCATAAAG ATCTGGGATCTGGCCAGTGGGAAGCTGAAACTCTCCCTGACTGGACACATCAGTACAGTGCGTGGTGTGGCGGTCAGCAGCCGCAGCCCCTACCTGTTCTCCTGTGGGGAAGACAAGCAAGTCAAGTGTTGGGATCTGGAATACAACAAG GTCATCAGGCACTACCACGGACATCTTAGTGCTGTGTATGATTTAGACCTGCATCCAACTATCGATGTCCTGGTGACGTGCAGCAGAGACGCCACAGCAAGG GTGTGGGACATCAGGACGAAGGCTAACGTGCACACACTAACTGGCCACACCAACACTGTGGCCACAGTAAGGTGTCAGTCTGCGGAACCGCAAATCATCACTG GCAGCCACGATTCGACCATCAGGCTGTGGGATTTGATCGCCGGAAAAACCAGAGCGACTCTGACAAACCACAAGAAGTCTGTCCGAAGTATTGTGCTGCACCCCAGACA ATACACGTTTGCCTCCGGTTCTGCTGATAACATCAAGCAGTGGATGTTCCCAGATGGCAACTTCATCCAGAACCTGTCGGGCCACAACGCCATCATCAACACTCTCGCTGTTAACTCTGATGGCGTGTTGGTGTCTGGAG CTGACAATGGAACCATCCACATGTGGGATTGGAGGACAGGCTACAACTTCCAGCGGATTCACGCAGCCGTGCAGCCCGGATCTCTGGACAGCGAGTCGGGCATCTTCGCTTGCATGTTCGACCACTCAGAAAGCAGACTGATCACCGCCGAGGCTGACAAGACCATTAAAGTATACAAAGAGGATGACACTGCT aCGGAAGAAAGTCATCCAATCAACTGGAAGCCAGAAATCCTCAAAAGGAAAAGATTCtaa
- the LOC124074916 gene encoding fibrinogen gamma chain-like — protein sequence MVPSLLVTTGGLLFLFSFSSARINLDNPTTCSSNDGFGKYCSATCEVADNLLSELQNLISFNENKIAELKKLSTQLQLKCSESCKVIQTITGTDCQDIASKGATISGLYYVKPASASEQFPVYCEIDSFGRGFTVIQRRRDGSLDFHKDWMQYKKGFGYLSSNDTTEFWLGNEKIHFLTASLSTPTVLRIDLVDWDGNKRYADYNMFRIGSEADMYRLTYGYYFGGDAGDAFDGYDFGDDPSDKFYTSHNGMQFSTFDKDNDKYDGNCAMQDGSGWWMNKCHAAHLNGKYYQGGRYTEKDAGESGYDNGIMWATWHSRWYSLKETTMKLIPLSRITPGRG from the exons ATGGTTCCATCACTTCTTGTAACCACAGGAGGactcctgtttcttttctccttctcatcAGCA CGAATCAATTTAGACAACCCAACAACATGCTCCTCAAATGACGGTTTT GGAAAGTATTGTTCTGCTACATGTGAAGTGGCTGATAACCTGCTGAG TGAACTTCAAAATTTAATCTCATTCAATGAGAACAAAATAGCAGAACTGAAAAAACTCTCcactcagctgcagctgaaatgcAGTGAGTCTTGTAAAGTGATCCAGACCATCACAGgaacag ACTGCCAGGATATTGCAAGCAAAGGCGCCACCATCAGTGGTCTTTACTATGTGAAGCCAGCGAGTGCCTCTGAGCAGTTCCCGGTCTATTGTGAGATTGACAGCTTTGGACGTGGCTTCACAGTAATACAGAGG AGACGTGATGGTAGCTTAGACTTCCACAAAGATTGGATGCAGTATAAGAAGGGCTTTGGTTATCTCTCATCAAATGACACCACAGAGTTCTGGCTCGGCAATGAGAAGATACATTTCCTGACTGCCAGTCTGTCCACCCCAACTGTGCTGAGGATAGACCTTGTTGACTGGGATGGCAACAAGAG GTATGCAGACTACAACATGTTCAGGATTGGATCAGAGGCTGACATGTACCGTCTGACATACGGTTACTACTTTGGCGGCGACGCTGGAGATGCTTTCGATGGCTATGACTTTGGTGACGATCCCAGCGACAAGTTCTACACGTCTCACAACGGCATGCAGTTCAGTACCTTCGACAAGGACAACGACAAGTACGACGGCAACTGTGCTATGCAGGACGGCTCGGGCTGGTGGATGAACAAATGTCACGCTGCACATTTGAACGGCAAATACTATCAGG GTGGCAGGTACACAGAGAAGGATGCAGGTGAATCCGGATATGACAACGGCATTATGTGGGCTACATGGCACAGCCGCTGGTACTCCCTGAAAGAGACCACCATGAAGCTCATTCCCCTCAGCCGCATCACACCAGGCAGGGGATAG